A portion of the uncultured Fusobacterium sp. genome contains these proteins:
- the rpmG gene encoding 50S ribosomal protein L33: MRVNIQLECTECKRRNYSTSKNKKNTTERLEINKYCKWDKKVTLHKETKK; the protein is encoded by the coding sequence TTGAGAGTAAATATTCAATTAGAATGTACAGAATGTAAAAGAAGAAATTATAGTACTTCAAAAAATAAAAAGAACACTACTGAAAGATTAGAAATTAATAAATACTGTAAGTGGGACAAAAAAGTTACTTTACACAAAGAAACTAAAAAATAA
- the secE gene encoding preprotein translocase subunit SecE → MNLFQGIKMEYSKVQWPKKEEIVNSTLWVIAMSLIMSIYLGVFDLIASKGLKMLVSLFGG, encoded by the coding sequence ATGAATCTGTTTCAAGGAATAAAAATGGAATATTCCAAGGTTCAATGGCCTAAGAAAGAGGAGATAGTTAATTCAACTCTTTGGGTAATTGCTATGAGCTTGATAATGAGCATATATTTGGGAGTTTTTGATTTGATTGCTTCTAAAGGATTGAAAATGTTGGTATCTCTCTTTGGAGGATAG
- the nusG gene encoding transcription termination/antitermination protein NusG, with product MEKTLVKKWFMIHTYSGYEKKVKTDLEQKIETLGMGDIVTKILVPEEETIEEVRGKKKTVARKIFPGYVMLEMVATREESEEGINFRVDSDAWYVVRNTNGVTGFVGVGSDPIPMEDDEVVNIFKVIGMDIPEEEKENREVIKINFAIGEYVKVLAGGFAGHEGKVAEIDMEQKKVKVMIEMFGRMTPVEVDFNSVEKVEL from the coding sequence ATGGAAAAAACATTAGTAAAAAAATGGTTTATGATTCATACTTATTCAGGGTATGAGAAAAAAGTTAAAACTGACCTTGAACAAAAAATAGAAACACTTGGTATGGGAGACATAGTAACTAAAATACTAGTTCCTGAAGAGGAAACTATTGAAGAGGTTAGAGGAAAAAAGAAAACTGTTGCTAGAAAGATATTTCCTGGATATGTAATGCTAGAAATGGTAGCTACAAGAGAGGAAAGTGAAGAAGGAATAAACTTTAGAGTTGATTCTGATGCTTGGTATGTTGTAAGAAATACTAATGGAGTAACAGGATTTGTTGGTGTAGGATCTGATCCTATTCCAATGGAAGATGATGAAGTAGTAAATATTTTCAAAGTAATTGGAATGGATATTCCAGAAGAAGAAAAAGAAAATAGAGAAGTTATAAAAATAAACTTTGCAATTGGTGAGTATGTAAAAGTTCTTGCTGGAGGTTTTGCAGGTCACGAAGGAAAAGTTGCAGAGATAGATATGGAACAAAAGAAAGTGAAAGTTATGATCGAAATGTTTGGAAGAATGACTCCAGTCGAAGTAGATTTTAACAGTGTTGAGAAGGTAGAGTTATAA
- the rplK gene encoding 50S ribosomal protein L11: MAKEVIKIIKLQLPAGKANPAPPVGPALGQHGVNIMEFCKAFNAKTQDKSGWVIPVEISVYNDRSFTFILKTPPASDLLKKAAGIQSAAKNSKKEVAGQITTAKLKELAETKMPDLNAGSVEAAMRILAGSARSMGIKIVD; this comes from the coding sequence ATGGCAAAAGAAGTAATTAAAATAATAAAACTACAATTACCAGCAGGTAAAGCTAACCCAGCTCCACCAGTTGGACCAGCATTAGGACAACACGGAGTTAACATTATGGAATTCTGTAAAGCGTTCAATGCAAAAACTCAAGATAAATCAGGATGGGTAATTCCAGTTGAAATTTCTGTATACAACGACAGATCTTTCACATTCATACTAAAAACTCCACCTGCATCAGATCTATTAAAGAAAGCTGCAGGAATCCAATCAGCAGCTAAAAACTCTAAAAAAGAAGTTGCAGGACAAATCACAACAGCAAAATTAAAAGAACTTGCAGAAACAAAAATGCCTGACTTAAATGCAGGATCAGTTGAAGCTGCTATGAGAATTTTAGCAGGATCAGCAAGATCAATGGGAATCAAAATAGTTGACTAA
- the rplA gene encoding 50S ribosomal protein L1 produces the protein MAKHRGKKYLEIAKLIETGKLYEVKEALELVLKTKTAKFNETVEVALRLGVDPRHADQQVRGTVVLPHGTGKTVKVLAITSGANIEKALAAGADYAGADEYIAQIQQGWLDFDLVIATPDMMPKLGRLGKILGTKGLMPNPKSGTVTPDIAGAVSEFKKGKLAFRVDKLGSIHVPIGKADFAPEKIEENFKAFLEQITRLKPASSKGQYLRTVAVSLTMGPGIKMDPALVAKYVG, from the coding sequence ATGGCAAAACATAGAGGAAAAAAATACTTAGAAATAGCTAAGTTAATAGAAACTGGAAAGCTTTATGAAGTAAAAGAAGCTTTAGAATTAGTTTTAAAAACAAAAACAGCTAAATTTAATGAAACTGTAGAAGTTGCATTAAGACTTGGAGTAGACCCAAGACATGCTGACCAACAAGTTAGAGGAACTGTTGTTCTTCCACACGGAACTGGTAAAACTGTAAAAGTATTAGCAATCACATCTGGTGCTAACATAGAAAAGGCTTTAGCTGCTGGTGCAGACTATGCTGGAGCTGACGAATACATCGCTCAAATCCAACAAGGATGGTTAGATTTTGATCTAGTTATCGCTACACCTGACATGATGCCTAAACTAGGAAGATTAGGAAAAATCCTAGGAACTAAAGGATTAATGCCTAACCCTAAATCAGGAACAGTTACTCCTGATATCGCAGGTGCTGTATCTGAATTCAAAAAAGGAAAACTTGCATTTAGAGTTGACAAATTAGGATCAATTCACGTACCAATTGGTAAAGCTGATTTCGCTCCTGAGAAAATTGAAGAAAACTTCAAAGCTTTCTTAGAACAAATCACAAGATTAAAACCAGCATCTTCAAAAGGACAATACCTAAGAACAGTTGCTGTATCACTAACAATGGGACCTGGAATAAAAATGGACCCAGCATTAGTTGCTAAATATGTTGGATAA
- the rplJ gene encoding 50S ribosomal protein L10 has translation MATQAKIDHVAELVEKIKKAQSVILVDYQGISVNEETALRRKMREAGAEYLVAKNRLFKIALKEAGVEDSFDELLEGTTAFAFGYADPVSPAKIVFDLAKDKAKAKQDIFKIKGGVLTGKRVETADVEALAKLPSREQLLSMLLNSMLGPIRKLAYATVAIADKKEAAAE, from the coding sequence ATGGCAACTCAAGCAAAAATAGATCACGTAGCTGAACTAGTAGAAAAAATTAAAAAAGCTCAATCAGTTATCTTAGTTGATTATCAAGGAATCAGCGTTAATGAAGAAACTGCATTAAGAAGAAAAATGAGAGAAGCTGGTGCTGAATATCTAGTAGCAAAAAACAGATTATTCAAAATAGCTTTAAAAGAAGCAGGAGTTGAAGATTCTTTTGACGAATTATTAGAAGGAACTACAGCTTTCGCTTTTGGATATGCTGATCCAGTATCTCCAGCAAAAATCGTTTTTGATTTAGCAAAAGATAAGGCTAAAGCAAAACAAGATATATTTAAAATAAAAGGTGGAGTTCTAACAGGAAAAAGAGTTGAAACTGCTGATGTTGAAGCACTAGCTAAATTACCATCAAGAGAACAATTACTTTCTATGTTACTTAACTCAATGCTTGGACCAATCAGAAAACTTGCTTATGCAACTGTGGCTATCGCAGATAAAAAAGAAGCAGCAGCTGAATAA
- the rplL gene encoding 50S ribosomal protein L7/L12, translating into MAFDREKFIAELEAMTVLELKELVTALEDHFGVTAAAPVAVAGPAVAEAAEEKTEFDVILTAAGANKIAVIKEVRGITGLGLKEAKELVDNGGKIKEAVAKDEAEAIKEKLTAAGATVEVK; encoded by the coding sequence ATGGCATTCGATAGAGAAAAATTTATAGCTGAATTAGAAGCTATGACTGTTTTAGAATTAAAAGAACTAGTAACTGCATTAGAAGATCACTTTGGTGTAACAGCAGCTGCTCCAGTAGCAGTAGCAGGACCAGCAGTAGCAGAAGCTGCTGAAGAAAAAACTGAATTTGATGTTATCCTAACTGCAGCAGGAGCTAACAAAATAGCAGTTATCAAAGAAGTAAGAGGAATTACTGGATTAGGATTAAAAGAAGCTAAAGAATTAGTAGATAACGGTGGAAAAATTAAAGAAGCTGTTGCTAAAGACGAAGCTGAAGCTATAAAAGAAAAATTAACTGCAGCAGGAGCAACTGTAGAAGTTAAATAA
- the rpoB gene encoding DNA-directed RNA polymerase subunit beta, whose product MGKLVERLNFGRIKERGTMPHFLEFQLDSYEDFLQAKEAPNNRKDKGLESAFREIFPVESSNGDIKLEYVSYELHEAEPPLNDELECKKRGKTYSGSLKVRLRLTNKKSGNEIQESLVYFGEVPLMTERGTFIINGAERVVVSQLHRSPGVSFNKEINIQTGKDLFSGKIIPYKGTWLEFETDKNDFLSVKIDRKKKVLATVFLKAIDFFDNNTEIKDYFLETKELDLASIFQKYKNREELLSVIRTRFEGSFIKEDIYDEETGEVIAEADALIDEALIESLIDNKVEKVVYWEVKPEDKLLANTVMNDSTLTKEEAVTEVFKKLRPGDLVTVESAKSLVRQMFFNPQRYDLEPVGRYKMNKRLKLNVPEDEILLTKEDIIATMKYVINLNNGNGHTDDIDNLSNRRVRGVGELLLMQIKAGLSKMGKMVKEKMTVQDSETLTPQSLLNTRPLNALILDFFGSGQLSQFMDQSNPLAELTHKRRISALGPGGLSRERAGFEVRDVHDSHYGRICPIETPEGPNIGLIGSLAIYAKINKYGFIETPYVKVKDGKADFDQVDYLAADEEEGLFIAQADTKIGENNELLGDVVCRYGHEIVNISGEKVDYLDISPKQVVSVSAGLIPFLEHDDANRALMGSNMQRQAVPLLRTEAPYIGTGLERKVAVDSGAVVTSKTDGKVVYVDAKKIIIEDPEGKEHKYRMLNFERSNQSMCLHQTPLVSLGEEVKVGTVIADGPATKGGDLALGRNILMAFMPWEGYNYEDAILISDRLRKDDVFTSIHVEEYEIEARNTKLGDEEITREIPNISEEALRKLDSNGIITVGSEVGPGDILVGKTAPKGETEPPAEEKLLRAIFGEKARDVRDTSLRMPHGSKGTVVEILELSRENGDELKAGVNKAIRVLVAEKRKITVGDKMSGRHGNKGVVSRVLPAEDMPFLADGTHLDVVLNPLGVPSRMNIGQVLEVHLGMAMGNYNGGTHIATPVFDGASEEQVKDYLEKLGFPRSGKVDLYDGRTGDKFDNPVTVGRMYMLKLHHLVEDKMHARAIGPYSLVTQQPLGGKAQFGGQRLGEMEVWALEAYGASNILQEMMTVKSDDVTGRTKTYEAIIKGEEMPDPDLPESFKVLLKEFQALALDVELFDSEDNIINVDEELNKDDVTTEYSPLADLKD is encoded by the coding sequence ATGGGGAAACTCGTTGAAAGATTGAATTTTGGAAGGATAAAAGAGAGAGGAACAATGCCTCATTTTCTTGAGTTCCAATTGGATTCCTATGAAGATTTTCTACAAGCTAAAGAGGCTCCAAATAATAGAAAAGATAAGGGGTTAGAATCAGCTTTTAGAGAAATTTTCCCTGTTGAATCTTCTAATGGAGATATCAAGTTGGAGTATGTTTCTTATGAATTACATGAAGCAGAACCACCATTAAATGATGAACTTGAATGTAAGAAAAGAGGAAAGACTTACTCTGGTTCTTTAAAAGTAAGATTAAGACTTACAAATAAAAAGAGTGGAAATGAGATACAAGAATCTCTAGTTTATTTTGGAGAAGTTCCTTTAATGACTGAAAGAGGAACATTTATAATCAATGGAGCTGAAAGAGTTGTTGTATCGCAATTACATAGATCTCCTGGAGTATCATTTAATAAAGAAATAAATATTCAAACTGGTAAAGACTTATTCTCAGGAAAAATTATTCCATATAAAGGAACTTGGTTAGAGTTTGAAACTGATAAAAATGATTTCCTAAGTGTTAAGATAGACAGAAAGAAAAAAGTATTAGCTACTGTATTCCTAAAGGCTATTGATTTTTTTGATAACAATACAGAGATAAAAGACTATTTCTTAGAAACTAAGGAATTAGATTTAGCCTCAATATTCCAAAAATACAAAAATAGAGAAGAACTTTTAAGTGTAATTAGAACAAGATTTGAAGGAAGCTTTATTAAAGAAGATATTTATGATGAAGAAACAGGAGAAGTTATTGCAGAAGCAGATGCTCTTATTGATGAAGCATTAATTGAATCTTTAATTGATAATAAAGTAGAAAAAGTTGTTTATTGGGAAGTAAAACCTGAAGATAAACTATTAGCTAATACTGTTATGAACGACAGTACACTTACAAAAGAAGAAGCTGTAACTGAAGTATTTAAAAAATTAAGACCTGGAGATTTAGTAACTGTTGAATCAGCAAAATCACTTGTTAGACAAATGTTCTTCAACCCTCAAAGATATGATCTTGAGCCAGTTGGAAGATATAAAATGAATAAGAGATTAAAACTTAATGTTCCAGAAGATGAAATCTTACTTACAAAAGAAGATATCATTGCAACTATGAAGTATGTAATTAACCTAAATAATGGAAATGGACATACTGACGATATAGATAACCTTTCAAATAGACGTGTAAGAGGAGTTGGAGAACTTCTTTTAATGCAAATAAAAGCTGGATTATCTAAAATGGGTAAAATGGTAAAGGAAAAAATGACTGTGCAAGATTCAGAAACATTGACTCCACAATCACTTTTAAATACTAGACCATTAAATGCTCTAATATTAGATTTCTTTGGTTCAGGACAATTATCACAATTCATGGACCAATCAAACCCACTAGCTGAGCTTACTCACAAAAGAAGAATATCAGCACTAGGACCTGGAGGACTTTCAAGAGAAAGAGCAGGGTTCGAGGTTAGAGACGTACACGATTCTCACTATGGAAGAATCTGTCCTATAGAAACTCCAGAAGGACCAAACATTGGACTTATTGGATCACTAGCTATTTATGCTAAAATTAATAAATATGGATTTATTGAAACTCCATATGTAAAAGTAAAAGATGGAAAAGCTGATTTTGATCAAGTTGATTATTTAGCAGCTGATGAAGAAGAAGGATTATTCATTGCCCAAGCCGATACAAAAATTGGAGAAAACAATGAACTTCTTGGAGATGTTGTTTGTAGATATGGACATGAAATTGTAAATATCAGTGGAGAAAAAGTTGATTATCTAGATATTTCTCCTAAACAAGTTGTTTCTGTATCAGCAGGACTTATTCCATTCCTTGAGCATGACGACGCCAACAGAGCACTGATGGGATCAAACATGCAAAGACAAGCAGTACCATTATTAAGAACAGAAGCTCCTTACATTGGAACAGGACTAGAAAGAAAAGTTGCTGTTGACTCTGGAGCAGTAGTAACATCTAAAACAGATGGAAAAGTAGTATATGTAGATGCTAAGAAAATAATAATTGAAGATCCAGAAGGAAAAGAACATAAATATAGAATGTTAAACTTCGAAAGATCTAACCAATCAATGTGTTTACACCAAACTCCATTAGTTTCACTTGGAGAAGAAGTTAAAGTTGGAACAGTTATTGCTGACGGACCAGCTACAAAAGGTGGAGACTTAGCACTAGGAAGAAATATTCTAATGGCATTCATGCCTTGGGAAGGATATAACTACGAAGACGCCATCCTAATTTCAGATAGATTAAGAAAAGATGATGTATTTACATCTATCCACGTTGAAGAATATGAAATTGAAGCAAGAAATACTAAACTTGGAGATGAAGAGATCACTAGAGAGATCCCTAACATTTCAGAAGAAGCTTTAAGAAAACTTGATTCAAACGGAATAATAACAGTAGGATCAGAAGTTGGTCCTGGAGATATACTTGTAGGAAAAACTGCTCCTAAGGGAGAAACAGAACCACCTGCAGAAGAAAAACTATTAAGAGCTATCTTTGGAGAAAAAGCAAGAGATGTAAGAGATACATCATTAAGAATGCCTCATGGATCTAAAGGAACTGTAGTAGAAATACTAGAGCTTTCTAGAGAAAATGGAGACGAATTAAAAGCTGGAGTAAACAAAGCTATAAGAGTTCTAGTAGCTGAAAAGAGAAAAATAACTGTAGGAGATAAGATGTCTGGACGTCATGGAAACAAAGGGGTTGTTTCAAGAGTACTTCCTGCAGAAGATATGCCATTCTTAGCAGATGGAACACACTTAGATGTTGTGCTTAACCCACTAGGGGTGCCATCACGTATGAACATAGGACAAGTACTTGAGGTTCACTTAGGTATGGCTATGGGAAATTATAATGGTGGAACACATATTGCAACACCAGTATTTGATGGAGCATCAGAAGAGCAAGTTAAAGATTACTTAGAAAAACTAGGATTCCCTAGAAGCGGAAAAGTAGATCTTTATGATGGAAGAACAGGAGACAAATTTGATAACCCTGTTACTGTTGGAAGAATGTACATGTTAAAACTACACCACCTTGTAGAAGATAAAATGCATGCTAGAGCAATTGGACCTTACTCACTAGTTACTCAACAACCTCTAGGAGGAAAAGCTCAATTTGGAGGACAAAGACTTGGAGAGATGGAAGTTTGGGCACTAGAAGCATATGGAGCATCAAACATTCTACAAGAAATGATGACAGTAAAATCAGATGACGTTACTGGAAGAACAAAAACATATGAGGCTATTATAAAAGGTGAAGAGATGCCAGATCCAGATTTACCAGAATCATTTAAAGTATTATTAAAAGAGTTCCAAGCATTAGCACTAGATGTAGAACTATTTGACTCTGAAGATAATATAATAAATGTTGATGAAGAATTAAATAAGGATGATGTAACAACTGAATACTCACCTTTAGCTGATTTAAAAGATTAA